One part of the [Pantoea] beijingensis genome encodes these proteins:
- a CDS encoding response regulator transcription factor: MINSIFIVDDHPIIAMGVRALLRSHGYNVVSVVDNGLAVIAGVGLHRPDLIIMDLNIPGRDGIQIIESLKRINKDQKIIVLTALESEYHRQRCRQFGVEGFIYKSNEINTLLEAIPKVEQGQYVYPEEKMPPRPGDSLESQRLMSLSKRELSVLIKLASGMSNKEIATQLSLSNKTISTYKVKIMHKLEIKNIVEINEMAKRNCLVQ, encoded by the coding sequence ATGATTAATTCCATTTTTATTGTTGATGATCACCCTATCATTGCCATGGGTGTCCGAGCATTACTTCGATCGCACGGCTATAACGTTGTCAGCGTCGTCGATAACGGGCTAGCGGTGATTGCAGGGGTCGGACTGCATCGACCTGACCTGATCATTATGGATCTGAATATTCCGGGTCGGGATGGCATCCAAATTATTGAAAGCCTGAAGCGTATTAATAAAGATCAGAAAATCATCGTATTGACGGCGTTAGAAAGTGAGTATCACCGCCAGCGGTGCAGGCAGTTCGGCGTCGAAGGTTTTATTTATAAAAGCAATGAGATTAATACTCTACTGGAAGCAATACCGAAAGTTGAGCAAGGGCAATATGTCTACCCGGAAGAAAAAATGCCCCCGCGGCCCGGCGATAGCCTTGAAAGCCAGCGGCTAATGAGTTTATCAAAACGAGAACTCTCCGTTCTGATAAAGCTTGCCTCAGGAATGTCCAACAAAGAGATCGCAACACAACTCTCATTAAGCAATAAAACGATCAGCACCTATAAGGTGAAGATCATGCATAAATTGGAGATTAAAAATATCGTCGAAATAAATGAAATGGCAAAACGTAATTGTCTGGTGCAATGA
- a CDS encoding mandelate racemase/muconate lactonizing enzyme family protein, with translation MRITDVVEITKPISSPIRNAYIDFSKMTASLVAVVTDVVRDGRRVVGYGFNSNGRYGQGGLIRERFRDRILNADADSLLNSQGTNLDPDKIWHAMMANEKPGGHGERSVAVGTLDMAIWDAVAKIEQKPLFRLLAERKGIEANPRVFVYAAGGYYYPGKDLEALKKEMRGYLNRGYNVVKMKIGGASIEEDRTRIEAVLQEIGNEARLAVDANGRFDLETGIAYAKMLRQYPLFWYEEIGDPLDYALQAAISEFYPGSMATGENLFSHQDARNLLRYGGMRPDRDYLQFDCALSYGLCEYLRTLDVLKQFGWSSSRCVPHGGHQMSLNIAAGLGLGGNESYPDLFQPYGGFPDSVKVDDGHIIMPELPGIGFEGKSDLIKVMRELAE, from the coding sequence ATGCGTATTACCGATGTAGTAGAGATCACAAAGCCTATTTCCTCCCCCATTCGCAATGCCTATATTGATTTTTCAAAAATGACAGCCAGCCTGGTTGCCGTAGTGACTGACGTAGTCCGTGATGGTCGCCGGGTTGTGGGTTATGGATTCAACTCAAATGGACGATATGGGCAGGGAGGATTAATAAGGGAACGCTTCCGCGATCGTATTCTTAATGCTGACGCCGACTCTTTGCTGAACAGCCAGGGCACGAATTTAGATCCTGATAAAATCTGGCATGCAATGATGGCTAATGAAAAACCCGGTGGTCATGGAGAGCGCTCCGTGGCCGTTGGAACCCTGGATATGGCGATTTGGGATGCAGTAGCAAAAATAGAGCAGAAACCGCTTTTCAGATTACTGGCCGAGAGAAAAGGTATTGAAGCCAATCCCCGCGTTTTTGTCTATGCAGCTGGCGGCTATTATTATCCGGGCAAGGATCTGGAAGCACTTAAAAAAGAGATGCGAGGGTATCTTAACCGCGGCTATAACGTTGTAAAAATGAAAATCGGCGGCGCTTCAATTGAAGAAGACCGTACGCGTATTGAAGCGGTGTTACAAGAAATCGGAAATGAAGCGCGTCTTGCGGTGGATGCCAATGGTCGTTTCGACCTGGAAACTGGCATTGCTTATGCGAAAATGCTGCGCCAGTATCCACTATTTTGGTATGAGGAGATCGGTGATCCACTGGATTATGCCCTTCAAGCTGCAATCAGCGAATTTTATCCAGGCTCAATGGCAACAGGAGAGAATTTATTTTCTCATCAGGATGCGCGTAATCTGCTGCGGTATGGTGGTATGCGCCCCGATCGGGATTATTTGCAGTTCGATTGCGCCTTATCTTACGGGCTATGTGAATACCTCCGTACGCTTGATGTGCTCAAGCAATTTGGCTGGTCTTCATCGCGCTGTGTTCCCCACGGCGGTCACCAAATGTCATTAAATATCGCTGCCGGGCTGGGATTAGGTGGCAATGAAAGTTACCCGGATCTATTCCAGCCTTATGGTGGTTTTCCTGATTCAGTGAAGGTCGACGATGGGCATATTATTATGCCGGAGCTGCCGGGAATTGGGTTTGAAGGGAAATCCGATCTGATCAAAGTGATGCGTGAGTTGGCAGAGTAA
- a CDS encoding acid phosphatase → MRISLPLAIAALLATQGAYAKSFDYSQVTTIVDTTTPASDSPAFVELESQILQSLRQSLQNGESSLTRGQLEQAKQGDKLADRAWLKASGYDFQPKENAQAGIALLESFNTLSDQIKAQSLATVTRINRDATAGERHQALADAEGISYLYFLADAMGPKLGKAFLTAYDKGELNKAAALIKASEVSTSAAKKHFNYPRPFLQPDNLIHKVPDDVVVKDNQPYSADGGAFPSGHTNTGYTDALLMAQMIPERYVPLIDRGARYGYSRIVLGVHYPLDVMGSRMITERNVAHYLNDPNYRKLFEQAKAELRSALEKECGMSLSQCAKSDAQSDPYASPSMKTFYRFTMTYQLPKSPAVVNKVDVPPGAEVLLEAPLPNLNPAQRRALMVNTALADGYPLSGGKGEQNFWQRLNLHDAVESAHSR, encoded by the coding sequence ATGCGCATTTCCCTTCCTTTGGCCATCGCTGCGTTGTTAGCAACGCAGGGTGCTTATGCAAAAAGTTTTGATTATTCCCAAGTCACGACAATTGTGGATACCACAACACCTGCCAGTGATAGCCCTGCATTCGTTGAACTGGAAAGTCAGATATTACAGAGCTTACGCCAGTCACTGCAGAACGGCGAATCCAGCCTGACACGTGGACAATTAGAGCAGGCTAAGCAAGGGGATAAGTTAGCCGATCGCGCCTGGTTAAAGGCCAGCGGCTATGATTTTCAGCCGAAGGAAAACGCGCAGGCGGGAATTGCACTGCTGGAATCTTTTAATACGTTGTCGGACCAAATAAAAGCACAGAGTTTAGCGACGGTAACACGAATTAACCGTGATGCAACGGCAGGAGAGCGCCATCAGGCGCTGGCCGATGCAGAAGGCATTAGCTATCTCTATTTTCTTGCAGATGCGATGGGACCAAAGCTGGGTAAAGCATTCCTTACCGCTTATGACAAGGGCGAATTGAATAAAGCTGCTGCCTTAATTAAGGCAAGTGAAGTCAGCACCTCTGCGGCGAAAAAACACTTTAATTATCCTCGCCCATTTTTGCAGCCTGATAACCTGATTCATAAAGTGCCGGATGATGTCGTTGTAAAAGATAACCAGCCTTACAGTGCGGACGGTGGGGCTTTCCCAAGCGGTCACACGAATACCGGCTATACGGATGCGCTGCTGATGGCACAGATGATCCCGGAGCGTTATGTCCCTCTAATCGATCGCGGGGCACGCTATGGCTATTCACGCATCGTACTTGGTGTGCACTATCCACTGGATGTTATGGGATCGCGAATGATCACCGAGCGGAATGTGGCGCATTATCTTAACGATCCGAACTACCGTAAACTGTTTGAGCAGGCGAAAGCAGAGTTACGTAGTGCATTAGAGAAAGAGTGTGGCATGAGCCTGTCGCAGTGTGCGAAGAGTGATGCACAGAGTGATCCTTATGCTTCACCTTCGATGAAAACCTTCTACCGCTTTACTATGACCTATCAGCTACCAAAATCGCCAGCTGTGGTCAATAAGGTTGACGTTCCGCCGGGGGCTGAAGTTTTACTTGAAGCGCCGCTACCTAATCTGAACCCTGCACAACGCCGGGCGCTGATGGTAAATACGGCGCTGGCAGATGGTTACCCACTGTCTGGTGGGAAGGGTGAGCAGAATTTTTGGCAGCGTCTGAATTTACATGATGCGGTAGAGTCTGCACATTCGCGTTAA
- a CDS encoding carbohydrate ABC transporter permease: MKLSRRQRQWSLKLLILFSSVIACAVCIFPFYYAILTSFRRGQDLFQPHYLPDGFFWNNYVIALVQNGVARSLVNSLVVATLTVTLCLLVSITASFALARIPFRGRKFMLFTILCVSMFPQVAVLSGMFELVRFLGLYDSLGSLVLSYTTFSLPFTVWVLTTFMRSVPVELEEAAIVDGASTWTIIRRVFMPIMAPALVTTGLLAFIGAWNEFMFALTFIISGDKRTVPVAIGMFQGASPYELPWGSIMAASVIVTLPIILLVLIFQKRIVSGLTSGAIKG; this comes from the coding sequence ATGAAGCTGAGCCGCCGTCAACGCCAGTGGAGCCTGAAACTATTGATTTTGTTCTCCTCCGTCATTGCCTGTGCGGTCTGCATTTTTCCCTTTTACTATGCCATTTTGACCTCGTTTCGTCGCGGCCAAGACCTGTTTCAGCCCCACTATCTGCCGGATGGTTTTTTCTGGAATAACTATGTCATTGCTCTGGTACAAAATGGCGTCGCCCGGAGTCTGGTTAATTCATTGGTCGTCGCAACTCTGACCGTCACGCTCTGCCTGCTGGTGTCGATCACCGCCTCTTTTGCCCTGGCGCGGATCCCGTTTCGCGGCCGAAAATTTATGCTTTTTACCATTCTCTGCGTGTCGATGTTCCCGCAGGTAGCGGTACTCTCCGGCATGTTTGAACTGGTACGTTTTCTTGGGCTGTATGACTCGCTGGGCTCACTCGTATTGTCTTACACCACTTTTTCGTTGCCTTTCACCGTTTGGGTGCTAACGACTTTTATGCGTTCGGTTCCGGTAGAACTGGAGGAAGCGGCTATCGTTGACGGTGCCAGCACCTGGACCATTATTCGCCGGGTGTTTATGCCGATTATGGCACCGGCACTGGTTACGACTGGGCTGCTGGCGTTTATCGGTGCCTGGAACGAATTTATGTTCGCCCTGACATTTATTATCTCCGGCGATAAACGGACGGTGCCGGTTGCCATCGGCATGTTCCAGGGGGCCTCACCCTATGAGCTACCGTGGGGTAGCATCATGGCCGCGTCGGTGATCGTGACGCTCCCGATTATTCTGTTGGTTCTGATTTTTCAGAAACGCATTGTTAGCGGCCTGACCAGCGGCGCAATTAAAGGTTAA
- a CDS encoding LysR family transcriptional regulator: MQNRHHLELTWLEDCAALAESLNFSKAAASRYVTQPAFSRRIQSLEEWVGTPLFERNRRGVHLTIAGEFFCKQLPDLIRSLYSLRSETLDMGGSGTPSVIFTATHALSFTFFPAWLRRNEKIARFGSFQLVSDTMRACERMINQGETQFLLCHYHPHMHVNLDKENYFSVRVGTDYLIPYSAAIESDEQGSITAKWTIDNHAEFPLLSYSSESGLGRIISNISSVNRAKRGMNVVFTSDLAATLLAMVRSGDGIAWLPQSLAQHDVDMGKILPAADNASGMSIPVEIRIYRPASKMSRGAEQLWEIFVEGQQ; this comes from the coding sequence ATGCAAAATCGGCATCACCTGGAATTAACATGGCTTGAGGACTGTGCGGCACTTGCGGAGTCACTTAATTTCTCAAAAGCAGCGGCTTCCCGATATGTGACGCAACCCGCATTTAGTCGTCGCATCCAGTCACTTGAAGAGTGGGTTGGCACGCCGCTGTTTGAAAGAAACCGCCGTGGGGTGCATTTGACGATCGCAGGCGAGTTTTTCTGTAAACAACTGCCTGATTTAATCCGCTCTTTATATTCATTGAGAAGTGAGACGCTTGATATGGGGGGAAGTGGCACACCAAGCGTCATATTTACCGCAACCCACGCCCTGTCTTTTACCTTCTTTCCTGCGTGGCTAAGGCGCAATGAAAAAATTGCACGATTCGGTTCGTTCCAGCTGGTATCAGATACCATGAGGGCCTGTGAGCGTATGATCAATCAGGGAGAAACACAGTTTCTGCTCTGCCACTATCATCCACATATGCACGTGAATTTAGACAAAGAGAACTACTTTAGCGTAAGAGTCGGAACCGATTATCTTATTCCCTATTCAGCAGCGATAGAATCTGATGAGCAAGGCTCAATAACGGCTAAATGGACAATAGATAATCACGCTGAATTTCCGCTGTTGTCATACAGCAGCGAATCAGGGTTGGGGCGAATTATTTCTAATATCTCGTCGGTAAATCGAGCAAAGCGCGGTATGAATGTGGTCTTCACTTCAGATTTAGCCGCGACATTGCTTGCGATGGTCAGAAGCGGTGATGGTATTGCCTGGCTCCCGCAATCGCTGGCACAGCATGATGTTGATATGGGGAAAATTCTGCCAGCAGCGGATAACGCAAGTGGCATGTCTATCCCTGTAGAAATACGCATCTACCGACCCGCCAGCAAAATGTCGCGTGGGGCGGAACAGCTATGGGAGATCTTCGTTGAGGGCCAGCAATAA
- a CDS encoding YlaC family protein, translated as MDEIKQILQREIDTLNREELRDNKPRFSFGFLKTHPGLWLSMYICYALSVALIFTTDFLGWPAFWGATIFILVMSVLMLMDINPKYRFEDIDTLDLRVCYNGEWYYVRTLSDEAVNEILNHHATPENVKTGIRNLLNMKGEVDFYDVYSLTWGRARASAV; from the coding sequence ATGGATGAGATAAAACAGATATTACAGCGTGAAATTGACACCCTGAATCGCGAAGAGTTGCGCGATAACAAACCGCGCTTTAGTTTTGGTTTTCTGAAAACGCATCCCGGTCTTTGGCTGTCAATGTACATCTGCTACGCACTGAGCGTTGCACTGATTTTCACCACCGATTTTCTCGGCTGGCCAGCCTTTTGGGGGGCTACGATTTTCATACTGGTGATGAGCGTGCTGATGCTGATGGACATTAATCCTAAGTATCGCTTTGAAGATATTGATACGCTTGATTTACGCGTCTGCTATAACGGCGAATGGTACTATGTACGCACGCTTTCGGACGAGGCAGTAAACGAAATTCTCAATCATCATGCAACGCCAGAAAATGTGAAAACCGGTATTCGTAATTTGTTAAATATGAAAGGCGAAGTCGATTTCTACGATGTGTACTCACTTACCTGGGGACGTGCCCGCGCTTCAGCTGTTTAA
- the dctA gene encoding C4-dicarboxylate transporter DctA, which produces MQSSSRFRLLKELYIQVLIAIVIGGAVGFLWPHVGVTLQPIAEGFIKLIKMMLSPIIFCTVVVGIAKMGSIKEVGKTGARALIYFEIVSTIALLIGLVVANIVKPGEGMNIDTGNIDTSAISTYVHTADSSGGFIDFIMGIIPSTIANAFVQGNMLQVILISVLFGIAMLQIGKRGEKLVDMIDSGLQGLFKMINIIMKLAPLGAGAGIAFTIGKYGISTLLSFGYLMLAVYVTSIIFVVVVLGTVARWAGFPLIALMRYIKDEIFVTLGTCSTEAVLPRIMVKLENAGVNKATVGMVLPTGYTFNADGTSIYLSMAALFIAQATNTDLSLLQQIMLLAVLLLTSKGSAGVAGAGFVALAATLSSIGTVPVAGLVLLLGVDRFMNEARAVVNLIGNTVATIAIAKWENTFDQSKANEIIHAQRIKQTHN; this is translated from the coding sequence ATGCAGAGCTCGTCACGATTCAGACTGCTTAAAGAACTCTATATCCAGGTATTGATCGCTATTGTCATCGGGGGTGCAGTGGGTTTTCTGTGGCCTCACGTTGGCGTTACGCTACAACCTATCGCAGAGGGATTTATAAAGTTAATAAAAATGATGCTGTCTCCGATAATATTTTGTACCGTTGTGGTTGGCATCGCAAAAATGGGAAGCATCAAAGAAGTGGGCAAAACGGGTGCCCGGGCGTTAATTTATTTTGAAATCGTTTCAACTATCGCATTGTTGATCGGGCTTGTGGTTGCCAATATCGTAAAACCCGGTGAAGGGATGAATATCGACACTGGAAATATTGATACCAGCGCTATTTCTACTTATGTACATACTGCTGATAGCAGCGGTGGATTTATTGATTTTATTATGGGGATCATTCCTTCCACCATTGCTAATGCTTTTGTTCAAGGCAATATGCTACAGGTTATATTAATTTCTGTTTTATTTGGCATCGCAATGCTACAGATTGGCAAACGTGGAGAAAAACTTGTAGATATGATCGACTCGGGTCTGCAAGGGCTATTCAAAATGATTAATATCATTATGAAGCTTGCCCCATTAGGCGCCGGTGCTGGCATCGCCTTTACCATCGGAAAATATGGTATTTCAACGCTGTTGTCCTTTGGCTATTTAATGCTTGCCGTCTATGTCACCTCAATTATTTTTGTTGTCGTGGTATTGGGAACGGTTGCCCGCTGGGCGGGGTTCCCACTGATCGCATTAATGCGGTATATCAAAGATGAAATTTTTGTCACGTTAGGAACCTGCTCGACAGAAGCCGTCCTTCCAAGAATTATGGTCAAGCTCGAAAATGCAGGCGTTAATAAAGCGACGGTAGGAATGGTTCTGCCTACTGGTTATACATTTAACGCGGACGGAACGTCTATTTACCTTTCTATGGCGGCACTGTTTATCGCGCAGGCTACCAATACCGATCTTTCACTTCTACAGCAAATTATGTTGCTGGCCGTTTTATTATTAACGTCTAAAGGTTCTGCAGGCGTGGCAGGAGCTGGATTTGTTGCTTTAGCCGCAACACTATCCTCCATTGGCACTGTTCCTGTTGCCGGATTGGTTTTATTGCTCGGTGTTGATCGATTTATGAATGAAGCCAGAGCGGTGGTTAATCTTATCGGTAATACCGTAGCAACCATTGCTATCGCGAAATGGGAAAATACGTTTGACCAGTCTAAGGCAAACGAAATTATTCATGCGCAGCGAATCAAGCAGACGCATAACTGA
- a CDS encoding ABC transporter ATP-binding protein, translating to MVQLVLEKVQKRYGSSSEVIKPLDLQVNGGEFVVVVGPSGCGKSTLLRMVAGLEEISSGDMFLDGIRVNDDSPSERGIGMVFQSYALYPHMTVYQNMAFALEMAKLTKPEIDRRVRNSAHILQLEHLLDRRPKDLSGGQRQRVAIGRAIVREPSLFLFDEPLSNLDAALRVQMRMEIAALHKRIGATILYVTHDQVEAMTLADRIVVLNQGHIEQVGSPLELYNRPANTFVAQFIGSPKMNLIRGILQQSLGDRSTVVLENRAIVTLPITTSQAAVGQAVSVGIRPEHLQLCSVAEGDIEAEVLFIEHMGNESLLYLNGGYGADPLVIRHANTQSAATGQKAGVRLPAACCYLFDAEGQAFYRRDDSPPDMLPH from the coding sequence ATGGTGCAGCTCGTTCTCGAAAAAGTACAAAAACGTTACGGCAGCTCATCCGAAGTCATTAAGCCGCTCGATTTACAGGTTAATGGCGGTGAGTTCGTGGTGGTGGTTGGTCCTTCCGGCTGCGGAAAATCTACGCTGCTGCGTATGGTCGCCGGCCTGGAAGAGATCAGCTCAGGTGATATGTTCCTTGATGGCATCAGGGTGAATGATGATTCGCCTTCTGAGCGCGGGATCGGCATGGTGTTTCAATCTTACGCACTTTATCCCCATATGACGGTTTACCAGAATATGGCGTTTGCGCTGGAAATGGCAAAGCTGACAAAACCAGAAATAGACCGGCGCGTGCGTAACAGTGCCCATATTTTACAGCTGGAGCATTTGTTGGACCGGCGGCCTAAAGACCTGTCGGGCGGCCAACGCCAACGGGTGGCAATTGGCCGCGCTATCGTCCGTGAACCCAGCCTGTTTTTGTTTGATGAACCGCTGTCCAATCTGGATGCCGCACTGCGGGTACAAATGCGCATGGAGATCGCTGCATTGCATAAGCGAATCGGCGCCACGATCTTATATGTCACGCACGATCAGGTGGAGGCGATGACATTAGCCGATCGTATTGTGGTGCTGAATCAGGGACATATTGAGCAAGTCGGCTCGCCACTTGAACTGTATAACCGACCTGCAAATACTTTTGTTGCACAGTTTATTGGCTCCCCCAAAATGAATTTGATCCGCGGAATATTGCAACAGAGTCTCGGCGATCGCAGCACCGTGGTACTGGAAAACCGTGCGATCGTGACGCTTCCTATTACAACTTCTCAAGCAGCGGTAGGCCAAGCCGTTAGCGTTGGTATTCGTCCGGAACATCTGCAGCTGTGCAGCGTGGCAGAAGGGGATATTGAAGCGGAAGTATTGTTTATCGAACATATGGGCAATGAGTCGTTACTTTATCTGAACGGCGGCTACGGTGCCGATCCGCTGGTTATTCGCCACGCGAATACGCAATCTGCTGCTACCGGACAAAAAGCTGGCGTACGCCTGCCCGCCGCGTGCTGCTATCTGTTCGATGCTGAAGGCCAGGCATTCTATCGCCGCGATGATAGCCCACCCGATATGCTGCCACATTAA
- a CDS encoding glycoside hydrolase family 13 protein: MNTTFTRRKPKDWWKESIAYQIYPRSFMDSNHDGIGDLNGITEKLDYLQDLGIDLIWICPMYRSPNDDNGYDISDYQQIMAEFGTMADFDRLLDEVHTRGMHLVIDLVINHTSDEHPWFLESRASRTNPKRDWYIWREGKNGAEPNNWEGIFKGSAWQYDTATAQYYLHLFTPRQPDLNWENRDMRAALYRMMRWWLDKGVDGFRIDAICHMKKDPLLSDMPNPKGQRYVPSFDRHLNYDGLLEYVDDMCRQVFDHYNIVTIGEMNGIGADQGEAWVGENHNRLNMIFQFEHVRLWQHEQCLPPSVNTLKHIFTHWQDALEGKGWNALYVENHDVSRVVTRWGACREFWRESATAIAAMYFLMKGTPFIYQGQEIGMTNSHFATIEDFDDVSAKNQYADLLSKGVDKTQILQLLNHTARDHNRTPMQWDNSQNAGFSDAPPWLRVNKNYPKINVADQQQDPLSVLNFYKALIRLRKQEKTLVQGRYQLVLKHHRQLYAYRRDGENDRILIICNLSGEYASWQDDTVMLVGQTLLLSNYSASGDDTGLRPWEARVYRMRT; this comes from the coding sequence ATGAATACAACCTTTACTCGCCGAAAGCCGAAAGATTGGTGGAAGGAGTCGATCGCTTACCAGATTTATCCACGCAGTTTTATGGATTCTAATCATGACGGTATTGGTGATTTAAACGGTATTACAGAGAAGCTTGATTACCTGCAGGATCTGGGAATCGACCTGATCTGGATCTGCCCGATGTATCGATCCCCCAACGATGATAATGGCTATGATATCAGCGATTATCAGCAAATCATGGCGGAGTTTGGCACCATGGCGGATTTCGATCGTTTACTGGATGAAGTCCATACCCGCGGGATGCATTTGGTGATCGATCTGGTGATCAACCACACCTCTGATGAACATCCGTGGTTTCTGGAGTCTCGTGCATCGCGTACCAATCCCAAGCGCGACTGGTATATCTGGCGTGAGGGCAAAAATGGCGCCGAACCCAATAATTGGGAGGGCATATTTAAAGGCTCTGCCTGGCAATACGATACGGCTACCGCACAGTATTATCTGCATCTGTTCACCCCACGTCAGCCCGATCTGAACTGGGAAAATCGCGATATGCGTGCGGCACTATACCGCATGATGCGCTGGTGGCTGGATAAGGGTGTGGACGGTTTTCGCATTGATGCCATCTGCCATATGAAAAAAGATCCCCTGCTGAGCGATATGCCAAACCCTAAAGGACAACGTTACGTTCCGTCGTTCGATCGCCATCTGAATTATGACGGGCTGCTGGAGTATGTGGATGATATGTGTCGCCAGGTGTTCGACCACTACAATATTGTTACCATCGGCGAAATGAACGGTATCGGAGCCGATCAGGGTGAAGCCTGGGTCGGGGAAAACCACAATCGTCTGAATATGATTTTTCAATTTGAACATGTCCGCCTGTGGCAGCATGAGCAATGCTTACCGCCCTCTGTGAACACGTTGAAGCATATTTTCACCCACTGGCAGGATGCGCTGGAAGGTAAAGGCTGGAATGCGCTGTACGTTGAAAATCATGATGTTAGCCGAGTAGTGACGCGTTGGGGAGCATGCCGTGAATTCTGGCGGGAAAGCGCCACCGCCATCGCCGCCATGTACTTTCTGATGAAGGGCACCCCATTTATTTACCAGGGGCAGGAGATCGGGATGACCAATAGCCATTTCGCGACCATCGAGGATTTCGATGATGTTTCGGCTAAAAATCAATATGCCGATCTGCTGAGTAAAGGCGTGGATAAAACGCAAATCCTGCAGTTGTTAAACCATACCGCCCGGGACCACAATCGTACCCCGATGCAGTGGGACAACAGCCAGAACGCAGGTTTTAGCGATGCGCCGCCGTGGCTGCGGGTGAATAAAAATTATCCAAAAATCAACGTCGCCGATCAGCAGCAGGATCCACTCTCGGTTCTAAACTTCTATAAAGCGCTGATCAGGCTGCGCAAACAGGAGAAAACGCTGGTGCAGGGGCGCTACCAGCTGGTGCTTAAACATCATCGCCAACTGTATGCCTACCGCCGTGACGGGGAAAACGATCGGATACTCATCATCTGCAACCTCTCAGGGGAATACGCCAGCTGGCAAGATGATACCGTAATGCTGGTTGGTCAAACGCTGCTGCTGAGCAATTATTCAGCCAGCGGCGATGACACCGGCCTGCGTCCCTGGGAAGCAAGAGTCTACCGCATGAGAACTTGA
- the ftnA gene encoding non-heme ferritin produces the protein MLTNEMTARLNDQLNLEFYSANLYLQMSAWCSDKGFEGAAAFLKEHSREEMEHMQRLFDYLSDTGAMPVLGSIAAPPIAFNSLADVFELTYEHEKHITAKINELAHAAMTSQDYSTFHFLQWYVAEQHEEEKLFKSVLDKLALVGNSGKSLFFIDKDLAQMGNSNHGPAA, from the coding sequence ATGTTAACGAATGAAATGACCGCCAGGCTGAATGATCAGCTTAATCTGGAATTTTACTCTGCCAATCTTTATCTGCAAATGAGCGCATGGTGCAGCGATAAAGGGTTTGAAGGCGCAGCCGCATTTCTTAAAGAACACTCACGTGAAGAAATGGAACATATGCAACGTCTGTTTGATTACCTGAGTGACACAGGTGCGATGCCAGTGCTGGGAAGCATTGCTGCGCCGCCAATCGCCTTTAACTCACTGGCCGACGTATTCGAATTAACTTACGAGCATGAAAAACATATTACAGCCAAAATTAACGAGCTGGCACATGCTGCAATGACCTCACAAGATTATTCGACCTTTCATTTCCTGCAGTGGTATGTTGCTGAACAACACGAAGAAGAGAAGCTGTTTAAATCGGTGCTGGATAAACTGGCATTGGTGGGTAATAGCGGTAAGAGTTTGTTCTTTATTGATAAAGATCTGGCTCAGATGGGCAATAGCAATCACGGTCCTGCGGCCTGA